In Dryobates pubescens isolate bDryPub1 chromosome 31, bDryPub1.pri, whole genome shotgun sequence, one DNA window encodes the following:
- the ARHGAP25 gene encoding rho GTPase-activating protein 25, with protein MCLQLVKWLAAGRSWEATTEPARSRSVMSGEAAAGGGRAASPAPLERPLKLGWLKKQRSIVKNWQQRYFVLKGQQLYYYKDEDEGKPQGCLSLQGSTIKEVASSPEEGGKFIFEIIPGASGDHTWAGQDSCVLMANSQAEMEEWVKSIRRVLGSSSGAVFGQHLAETMAYEQKFGRQLVPILVQKCAEFILQQGLAEEGIFRLPGQDTLVRQLREAFDAGERPSFRRDTDVHTVASLFKLYLRELPEPVVPWLQYEDFLRCGQALDTDLRQGHQELLKQLSLLPRDNYNLLSYICRFLHEIQLNSSINKMSVDNLATVIGVNLIRPQIEDPALIMRGTPQVQKVMTVMISDHAELFPPSKDVPLSPPAPQSDKKAPIPRSSVGWEAAEDPALPRAESLIQRQMRGDPRSAPGPAPSEENSSRDPLAPWKTQPRKRTQTLPNRKTFLAAASPGEKGSSDQSDSWKSCPGSSLGSVFPEGHKRTLSHDLFKLLDLHRTSTYDNVPAPQAERGEGSGSSPSSPVSDKEFLPCPSPSPSHQPKEMASPTSSPTEVSKPDQESREFLQSMILKLEREMEAQKNDYEEQMKSLEKENYEVWAKVVRLNQDIEREKKKSEELEAKLLTTERSREDLERKNKLLEEEIKSLSQSPSQTDAKPN; from the exons CTCGCTCCAGGAGCGTGATGAGCGgcgaggcggcggcgggcggcgggcgggcggcgtCCCCGGCGCCGCTGGAGCGGCCGCTGAAGCTGGGCTGGCTGAAGAAGCAGCGCTCCATCGTCAAGAACTGGCAGCAGAGGTACTTCGTGCTGAAGGGACAGCAGCTCTACTACTACAAGGACGAGGATGAGGGCAAACCGCAG GGCTGCCTGTCTCTGCAGGGAAGCACCATCAAGGAGGTGGCCAGCAGCCCCgaggaaggagggaaattcATCTTTGAGATTATCCCAG gagcctctggagatcacacctgggcagggcaggacagctgCGTGCTCATGGCTAACTCCCAGGCAGAGATGGAGGAGTGGGTTAAATCCATCCGAAGAGTGCTGGGCTCATCCTCAGGAG CGGTGTTCGGGCAGCACTTGGCAGAGACCATGGCCTACGAGCAGAAGTTCGGGCGGCAGCTGGTGCCCATCCTGGTGCAGAAGTGCGCAGAGTtcatcctgcagcaggggctggccgAGGAGGGCATCTTCCGCCTGCCCGGGCAGGACACGCTGGTGCGGCAGCTGCGGGAGGCCTTCGACGCCGGGGAGAGACCTTCCTTCCGCCG GGACACAGATGTGCACACTGTGGCCTCTCTGTTCAAGCTCTACCTGCGGGAGCTGCCCGAGCCCGTGGTGCCCTGGCTGCAGTATGAGGACTTCCTGCGCTGCGGGCAGGCGCTGGACACCGATCTGAGACAG GGCCATCAGGAGCTCCTCAAGCaactctctctccttcccagaGACAATTACAACCTCCTCAGCTATATCTGCAG GTTCCTACACGAAATTCAGCTGAACTCCAGCATCAACAAGATGAGTGTGGATAACCTGGCAACAGTGATTGGAGTGAACCTCATCAGACCCCAGATAGAGGATCCTGCACTTATTATGAGAG GCACGCCACAGGTCCAGAAAGTGATGACTGTGATGATAAGTGACCATGCAGAACTCTTTCCCCCATCCAAAGATgtgcccctctcccctcctgccccccagagTGACAAGAAAGCTCCAATCCCGCGCAGCTCCgtgggctgggaggctgcagaggaccctgcgctgcccagggcagagagctTGATCCAGAGGCAAATG AGAGGTGACCCAAGGAGTGCCCCTGGGCCAGCCCCCAGTGAAGAGAACAGCTCCAGAGATCCACTGGCACCGTGGAAAACGCAGCCAAGGAAAAGAACTCAGACCTTACCTAACAGGAAAAccttcctggcagctgcttcccCGGGGGAGAAAGGCAGCAGTGACCAAAGTGACAGCTGGAaaagctgccctgggagcagcctgggctctgtgTTCCCTGAGGGACACAAGAGAACGTTGTCTCATGATCTTTTTAAGCTGCTGGACCTTCACAGGACTTCGACCTATGATAATGTTCCTGCCCCGCAggcagagaggggggagggcagcggctccagcccctccagccctgtctCTGACAAAGaattcctcccctgccccagccccagccccagccatcaGCCAAAGGAAATGGCCagtcccaccagcagccccaccgAGGTCTCCAAGCCCgaccaggagagcagggagtTCCTGCAGAGCATGATCCTGAAGCTGGAAAGAGAGATGGAGGCACAGAAAAATGACTATGAGGAACAGATGAAAAG TCTTGAGAAGGAAAACTATGAAGTTTGGGCCAAAGTGGTGAGACTGAACCAGGAcatagagagggagaagaagaagtCCGAGGAGCTGGAGGCGAAGCTGCTGACCACGGAGCGCTCGCGGGAGGACCTGGAGAGGAAGAACAAACTGCTTGAGGAGGAGATTAAAAGCCTCTCCCAATCCCCCAGCCAAACTGATGCCAAACCCAACTAA